Proteins from a single region of Scleropages formosus chromosome 22, fSclFor1.1, whole genome shotgun sequence:
- the ogna gene encoding osteoglycin, paralog a: MVMLRTVFFSFVFMPWVPSSTERQFNSKEVRLPFDDPQKPERDRASFVDYDHSLAFMPADTSDDTIASPAVGDPSDLPTCLLCVCLTGSVYCEEVVPDMTTVPALPKETAYLYARYNKIKKITVKDFADILTLKRIDLTGNVISEIEDGAFSKLHQLEELSLAENRLVKLPVLPAKLISFNANHNRLRTKGVKANAFKKLTKLTFLYLAYNELEAVPQIPETVRILHLQNNNITSISDETFCKGNTTHYIRENMNEIRLDGNPVFLAQYPNSFICLKSLPIGKYY, from the exons ATGGTCATGCTCCGAACagtctttttctcctttgtgtttATGCCTTGGGTTCCATCTTCCACAGAGAGACAATTCAACTCAAAGGAAGTGCGTTTACCATTTGATGACCCACAAAAGCCAGAG AGGGACAGAGCCTCTTTTGTGGATTACGACCACAGCCTGGCGTTCATGCCCGCAGACACCTCAGATGACACCATTGCAAGCCCAGCTGTGGGGGACCCAAGCG ACCTGCCCAcatgcctgctgtgtgtgtgcctcaCCGGCTCCGTCTACTGTGAGGAGGTGGTCCCTGACATGACCACAGTGCCAGCACTGCCAAAGGAGACTGCCTACCTCTATGCCAgatacaacaaaattaaaaagataacGGTTAAGGACTTTGCTGATATTT TGACTCTGAAAAGGATCGACCTCACTGGAAACGTCATTTCAGAGATTGAGGATGGGGCCTTCTCCAAGCTGCACCAGTTGGAGGAGCTCTCTCTTGCTGAGAACAGGCTGGTGAAACTGCCAGTTCTGCCAGCCAAGCTGATCTCCTTCAATGCAAATCACAACCGCCTCAGAACCAAAGGTGTAAAGGCCAATGCTTTCAAG AAACTGACCAAGCTGACATTTCTGTACCTGGCTTACAATGAACTGGAGGCTGTACCACAGATTCCAGAGACCGTGCGCATTCTGCATCTACAG AATAACAATATCACGAGCATCAGCGACGAGACCTTCTGCAAGggcaacacaacccactacatcagggagaacatgaatgAGATCCGGTTAGATGGCAATCCAGTATTCCTAGCCCAATACCCAAACAGCTTCATCTGCCTCAAGTCACTGCCCATTGGAAAATACTACTGA